In Bacteroidales bacterium, the sequence GATCTGTATTATCTGAATCTGAGCCGTGAATCGGGTGTTGAAACCCCCGAATCTTCAGTATCTGCAAAGGAAATTGAAAAACATATCGATCGTCTCGAGGATGAATTCAAAGTTCCTTTCAATATGCATCTGCAGGGATTCAAGTATAAGGAAATCGCGGATAATCTCGGACTGAAGATCGGCACTGTGAAGAGCCGCATATTTTTTACGCGCAAACGCCTTATGAGTTCTCTTGGAGTAGGATACAGTTAAAATTTTAGGTTTGACTTATTAATACAGTTTGGTTAAAATGCCCCCGCGTTGCGGGGGTTTTTTTTTCAACTCTTTTATTAACTTTGCACCACTTTCATAATGCGATTATTACATGAGCCAAACCTCCAGGTATACACAACGCGGCGTTTCCTCAAAGAAAGAAGATGTTCACCGTGCCATACAGGATTTTGACAAGGGCTTATTCCCCAATGCCTTCTGCAAGATCCTGCCCGATTTTATGGGCGGCGATCCTGAGTATTGCGTCGTGATGCATGCCGATGGCGCCGGGACTAAGTCGTCGCTGGCATACATGTACTGGAAGGAAACCGGCGATTATTCCGTATGGAAGGGAATTGCCCAGGACGCTCTTATCATGAATGTGGACGATATGCTGTGCGTGGGCGCCGTGGATAACATGATGATGTCTTCCACCATCGGGAGGAACAAGATGAAGATCCCCGGCGACGTCCTTATGTTTATACTGAAAGGATTTGATGAAACCATTAATCTTCTGTCAGGTTACGGTATTAACGTTTATCTCACCGGCGGCGAGACAGCTGATGTAGGTGACCTCGTGCGCACCATCATTGTGGATTCCACCGTTGTGTGCCGCATGAAACGGACAGATGTCATTGAAGCATCCATACAGCCGGGCGATGTTATAATCGGTTTAGCCTCTTCGGGTAAGACCGTTTATGAAAATGAATACAACGGAGGCATCGGGAGCAACGGGCTCACTTCAGCAAGGCACGACCTGTTCGTGAATCACCTGGCCGATAAATACCCGGAAACCTATGACGACCTGATACCGAAATCTCTTATATATACCGGTAAATACCAGCTGACGCAAAAAGTTGAGGGACTGGAAACCGATGCAGGCCGGTTGCTTTTGTCGCCGACCCGTACCTATGCGCCTGTTATTAAAAAGGTGCTTGAAAAATACAAACGCCACATTCACGGGATGATCCATTGCACGGGTGGGGGACAAACCAAGGTGTTGAAATTCTGCGATGACCTTCATATTATTAAGGATAACCTTTTTGATATACCGCCCCTGTTCAGGATGATCCAGGAATCGGCTGATACTGACTGGGATGAAATGTATGAAGTGTTCAACATGGGTCACCGTTTTGAGATTTATACAGAAGCCGCTCATGCCGAAGGTATTATGACAATAGCAGAGGAATTAGGCGTTGATGCAAAGATCATCGGGCATACCGAACAGGCTACAGGCAAAAAGCTTACGATTAAAAGCCCTTACGGCGTTTTTAACTATTAATTTGATTTAACAATAAGTTCATGAGTAAAAATTTGATTCTCGACAGGCTCGAGGGTGTAAAGGAAAGATTTGAAGAAGTTGGCAGGTTGCTTACAGCGCCTGATATCATGGATGATATGAAACGATATATCCAGCTGAATAAGGAATACAAGGAACTCACTCCCATTGTCGCTGCTTACAAGGAATATAAAAATACCCTGAGCAACATTGATTCCGCGAAGGATATCCTTTCCAACGAAAAGGATGATGAGATGCGGGAAATGGCAAAGACAGAGCTTGACGATCTAACCAACAGGGTAGGCCAGATGGAGGAAAATCTTAAGATCCTGCTTCTTCCGGCTGACCCCCAGGACAGCAAAAATGCGATTCTTGAAATCAGGGCCGGAACCGGGGGAGATGAGGCCAGCATATTTGCAGGCGACCTTTTCAGGATGTACAGCAAATTCTGTGAGCAGAAAAACTGGAAGATTGAAATTACCGGCGTGGCTGAAGGAACTGCCGGCGGTTACAAGGAAATCATCGTGAATGTAAAAGGCGACGGTGTGTACGGTATTCTGAAATATGAATCGGGTGTTCACCGCGTTCAACGGGTTCCTCAAACTGAAACCCAGGGTAGGATCCATACTTCGGCGGCTTCTGTCGTCGTGCTTCCTGAAGCCGAAGAATTTGATATCGAAATGAAACAGGAGGATATCCGCATTGACCGGTTCTGTTCATCAGGCCCCGGAGGACAATCGGTTAACACAACCTACTCTGCAGTAAGGCTTACACATGTGCCTACCGGCGTGGTTGTATCGTGCCAGGACCAGAAGTCGCAGCTCAAAAACCTTGAAAAAGCCATGTCGGAATTGCGTACAAGGCTTTATAACATCGAATACCAGAAATACATCGACAGCATTGCCAGCCAGAGAAAAACGATGGTTTCAACGGGCGACAGGTCGGCCAAGATCAGGACTTATAATTATCCGCAGGGAAGAGTTACAGACCACCGAATCAACCTGACCATGTATAATTTGCCAAATATACTTGACGGGAATATTGAAGAAATAATCAGTCAGCTCCAGATGGCTGAGAATGCTGAACGACTTAAAGTAAGCGCCTGACACGAAAAGCATGAATGCGGAACAGCTATATGACCAGATAAGGAAAAAGCAAAGCTTTCTTTGCATAGGGCTTGACACTGAAATGGACAAGATCCCGGAGCACCTGAGGCATGAGGAAAACCCGCTGTTCGAATTCAACCGCCGGATCATCGAGAGGACCCATGATCTGGCCATTGCCTACAAGCCGAATGTTGCCTTTTACGAGTGCCTTGGCGCATCGGGCTGGACCCAGCTTGAACTTACGGTTAATTATTTAAGGAAGAATTACCCGGAAATATTCATCATAGCCGATGCTAAAAGAGGGGATATCGGCAACACTTCAAGAAAATACGCCGAGACATTCTTTTCACAGATGAATTGTGATGCCGTCACCGTGGCTCCTTACATGGGATCGGATTCCGTTACGCCGTTTCTCGGTTATCCGGGCAAATGGGTTATTATCCTTGCCCTTACTTCAAATAAAGGGGCTGATGATTTCCAGTTTCTGCGGTCGGGAAACGAAAGTTTTTTTGAAACTGTTTTGCGGAAAACGGCAGAATGGGGTAGTCCTGATAATATAATGTATGTGGTGGGCGCAACCCGCGCCTCAATGCTTGTTAAAGTGCGTGAAACCGTTCCGCACCATTTTCTTCTTATCCCGGGTGTGGGCGCACAGGGCGGCGATCTGGGCGAGGTAGCCAAATACGGGATGAATGACCGCTGCGGTCTTATAGTGAATTCTTCAAGAGCAATTATTTACGCTGATTCAACAATACAGTTCGCGGAAGTAGCAAGGGCAAAAGCGTTGGAAGTTCAAGGGGAAATGAAGAGATTGTTGAAAAGCGTTATGTGAAACGAACGTAGAGACGCACAATTGTGCGTCTGTACCGTTTGTTTCATGTTGATTAAAAGCGTTTGAGGTTTGAAGAGACGCACGGCCGTGCGTCTGTACCGGTTGTAAACATCTAAACCGCTATATCATGACGGAGGATTTTCTGCATTTCATTTGGAAATACGGTTTATTCGACCGTGATTCCATGATTTCCGATACCGGTGAAAACGTAAGTGTTACAGTGCTGGGTGAACACAACGCTGATGCCGGTCCCGATTTTCTTAACGCCCGCGTGAAAATCGGTGATACCATATGGGCGGGCAATGTGGAAATCCATCTCCGTTCGTCCGACTGGAACCTTCACAAACACAAGACAGACAAAGCCTACGATAATGTTGTGCTGCATGTAGTACATCATTATGATCAACCTGTGGCCAGGAGCACCAATGAACCGGTACCGACAGTCATCCTGAAATTCGATGAGCGGTTGTATGATAATTATTGCAGTCTGCTCAACCAGAAAAAGACAGTTCTTTGCCAGGATAAAATCCGCGCTGTTGACCCGCTTATCATTGATGTATGGTTGAACTCGCTTGTGATTGAGCGACTGCAGCAAAAGACGGAATACCTGTCATCGCTGATGATGCAGTTAAAGAATAACTGGGAGGAAGTTTTCTATATTAACCTGGCACGTTCGTTTGGTTTCGGACTGAATTCGCTTCCCTTTGAACTTATGGCAAGGAGCCTTCCGCTTACCTATCTTCTGAGGCATCGTGATAACGCGTTGCAATGTGAAGCCCTGATCCTGGGGCAGGCCGGTTTTCTCGAAGAGGCAGTTCTCTTCAGCGACTATTACAGTCAACTCCGTAACGAATACATCCACCTGAAAAAGAAATTCAATTTAAAGCCTATCGAAAAACACATGTGGAAATTTCTTCGGTTAAGGCCTGTCAATTTTCCGACCATCAGGCTGGCCCAGTTTGCCAATCTCATTCACAATACAGAAAACCTTTTCTCTGCATTCATGTCGTGCACACGGGTTGATGAAATATGCAATCTGCTGCACGCCAGGGCGTCGATTTTCTGGGACACGCATTATTCCTTTGATACGTTATCACGAAAGCAGGAAAAGAACCTTGGCGCCGAAGCGGCTAATACCATTATAATAAATGCACTTATGCCTTTCCTTTTTATCTACGGT encodes:
- the prfA gene encoding peptide chain release factor 1, whose product is MSKNLILDRLEGVKERFEEVGRLLTAPDIMDDMKRYIQLNKEYKELTPIVAAYKEYKNTLSNIDSAKDILSNEKDDEMREMAKTELDDLTNRVGQMEENLKILLLPADPQDSKNAILEIRAGTGGDEASIFAGDLFRMYSKFCEQKNWKIEITGVAEGTAGGYKEIIVNVKGDGVYGILKYESGVHRVQRVPQTETQGRIHTSAASVVVLPEAEEFDIEMKQEDIRIDRFCSSGPGGQSVNTTYSAVRLTHVPTGVVVSCQDQKSQLKNLEKAMSELRTRLYNIEYQKYIDSIASQRKTMVSTGDRSAKIRTYNYPQGRVTDHRINLTMYNLPNILDGNIEEIISQLQMAENAERLKVSA
- a CDS encoding RNA polymerase sigma factor, producing MTAIEFNYQLSSLSDSLERFAYSLTSNKEDARDLLQETFVKAISYRDKFADDTNLKAWTFTIMKNTFINNYRRLVKANTTFDHTDDLYYLNLSRESGVETPESSVSAKEIEKHIDRLEDEFKVPFNMHLQGFKYKEIADNLGLKIGTVKSRIFFTRKRLMSSLGVGYS
- the pyrF gene encoding orotidine-5'-phosphate decarboxylase, translating into MNAEQLYDQIRKKQSFLCIGLDTEMDKIPEHLRHEENPLFEFNRRIIERTHDLAIAYKPNVAFYECLGASGWTQLELTVNYLRKNYPEIFIIADAKRGDIGNTSRKYAETFFSQMNCDAVTVAPYMGSDSVTPFLGYPGKWVIILALTSNKGADDFQFLRSGNESFFETVLRKTAEWGSPDNIMYVVGATRASMLVKVRETVPHHFLLIPGVGAQGGDLGEVAKYGMNDRCGLIVNSSRAIIYADSTIQFAEVARAKALEVQGEMKRLLKSVM
- a CDS encoding DUF2851 family protein; protein product: MTEDFLHFIWKYGLFDRDSMISDTGENVSVTVLGEHNADAGPDFLNARVKIGDTIWAGNVEIHLRSSDWNLHKHKTDKAYDNVVLHVVHHYDQPVARSTNEPVPTVILKFDERLYDNYCSLLNQKKTVLCQDKIRAVDPLIIDVWLNSLVIERLQQKTEYLSSLMMQLKNNWEEVFYINLARSFGFGLNSLPFELMARSLPLTYLLRHRDNALQCEALILGQAGFLEEAVLFSDYYSQLRNEYIHLKKKFNLKPIEKHMWKFLRLRPVNFPTIRLAQFANLIHNTENLFSAFMSCTRVDEICNLLHARASIFWDTHYSFDTLSRKQEKNLGAEAANTIIINALMPFLFIYGKQTGRDEIKERAVTWLMQMPAENNRITGRWEDSGVRASSAFYSQGLIQLSNSYCAKKRCLACSIGIQVVKKG
- a CDS encoding AIR synthase-related protein, which produces MSQTSRYTQRGVSSKKEDVHRAIQDFDKGLFPNAFCKILPDFMGGDPEYCVVMHADGAGTKSSLAYMYWKETGDYSVWKGIAQDALIMNVDDMLCVGAVDNMMMSSTIGRNKMKIPGDVLMFILKGFDETINLLSGYGINVYLTGGETADVGDLVRTIIVDSTVVCRMKRTDVIEASIQPGDVIIGLASSGKTVYENEYNGGIGSNGLTSARHDLFVNHLADKYPETYDDLIPKSLIYTGKYQLTQKVEGLETDAGRLLLSPTRTYAPVIKKVLEKYKRHIHGMIHCTGGGQTKVLKFCDDLHIIKDNLFDIPPLFRMIQESADTDWDEMYEVFNMGHRFEIYTEAAHAEGIMTIAEELGVDAKIIGHTEQATGKKLTIKSPYGVFNY